One genomic window of Pecten maximus chromosome 3, xPecMax1.1, whole genome shotgun sequence includes the following:
- the LOC117324567 gene encoding protein PIF-like gives MVRSSEIDDVQRWSDRQKVDDVERWSDRQKVDDLQRSSDSQKVDDVQRSSDRQKVDDLQKSSDRQKVDDIQRSLDSQKVDDIQSIRWSDRQKVDDLQRSLDRQKVDDIQRSLDGQKVDDVQRWSDRQKVDDVQRSLDGQKVDDLQRSLDGLKVDDIQRSSER, from the exons ATGGTCAGATCGTCAGAAATCGACGACGTACAGAGATGGTCAGATCGTCAGAAAGTTGACGACGTAGAGAGATGGTCAGATCGTCAGAAAGTTGACGACCTACAGAGATCGTCAGATAGTCAGAAAGTTGACGACGTACAGAGATCGTCAGATCGTCAGAAAGTTGACGATCTACAGAAATCGTCAGATCGTCAGAAAGTTGACGACATACAGAGATCGTTAGATAGTCAGAAAGTTGACGACATACAGAGTATC AGATGGTCAGATCGTCAGAAAGTTGACGATCTACAGAGATCGTTAGATCGTCAGAAAGTTGACGACATACAGAGATCGTTAGATGGTCAGAAAGTTGACGACGTACAGAGATGGTCAGATCGTCAGAAAGTTGACGACGTACAGAGATCGTTAGATGGTCAGAAAGTTGACGACCTACAGAGATCGTTAGATGGTCTGAAAGTTGACGACATACAGAGATCGTCAGAAAGATGA